GGAACTGCGGGTGATCGTTCTCTTCGACGGCAAGGGGCCGCGCAAGCTGCTCGCGCGCGTCGCGGGCCTGCGGCCGCTCTAGGCGACCGCCCAGGCAGGGGACGGAGGCATGAAGATCGACCGCGCGCTGCTGCTCCACCTCGAGGCGCTCTCGCGGCTCGCGCTGAGCGAGGACGAGCGCGCGGCGATGGCGCGCGACCTCACCCGCATCCTCGATTACGCCGAGGCGCTCGCCGATCTGCCGCCGGGGACCGAGGCGCCGGCCCTCGCGGGGGAGGCCGCGCCCGCTCTCCGCGACGACG
The window above is part of the bacterium genome. Proteins encoded here:
- the gatC gene encoding Asp-tRNA(Asn)/Glu-tRNA(Gln) amidotransferase subunit GatC; amino-acid sequence: MKIDRALLLHLEALSRLALSEDERAAMARDLTRILDYAEALADLPPGTEAPALAGEAAPALRDDAPGPSLPPALLLALAPEQEAGHYLVPPVLPPSRVGESETP